In Kordiimonas pumila, a single genomic region encodes these proteins:
- a CDS encoding dipeptidase: MCGICLNFDSATKTEAADKVPQLQKIEHNLTEAELYTGHAFLKKYPTIDIHAHPGRFFMVGPHAGSALDKHYTPPFPDQAISDMAMGGISAVMFATVADHALLGISKTGMGAQRSFNPGEALEDHNRQISVLQSLVQNSKLQHATNKHDIKLGHSNGAVSCIFSVEGGDFIEDQLDRITEAHCNGVRSITIIHYNINQIGDTQTETPFHNGLTKLGQNIIREMDRVGILVDLAHASFEASIAAAEVSSKPMMISHSNIAQSNDTHPRLISLEHAKLVTETGGIIGAVPAGFGQKNFTDYIDTIIRMSDLLGTDHVVIGTDMDFTYKPVFTSYHDWALIPAALLARGMHEHEVADIMGRNFLRILPD; the protein is encoded by the coding sequence ATGTGTGGTATCTGCTTAAATTTTGATTCAGCCACCAAGACCGAAGCTGCGGATAAAGTGCCGCAACTTCAAAAAATAGAGCACAACCTCACTGAAGCTGAACTCTATACTGGTCATGCTTTCCTAAAAAAATACCCTACCATTGATATCCATGCACACCCTGGTCGCTTTTTCATGGTTGGGCCTCACGCTGGCTCAGCGCTTGACAAGCATTACACCCCACCATTCCCTGATCAAGCCATTTCAGACATGGCCATGGGCGGCATTAGTGCTGTTATGTTTGCCACTGTTGCAGATCATGCCTTACTTGGAATCTCCAAAACGGGTATGGGGGCGCAGCGATCTTTCAATCCCGGCGAAGCGCTAGAAGACCATAACCGTCAAATTTCTGTTCTTCAGTCTCTCGTTCAAAACAGTAAACTTCAACATGCTACCAATAAACATGACATCAAGCTTGGTCATAGCAACGGTGCGGTATCGTGTATTTTTTCTGTTGAAGGTGGCGATTTTATTGAAGACCAGCTTGACCGCATTACAGAAGCACACTGTAACGGTGTTCGTTCCATCACTATTATTCATTATAATATTAACCAGATTGGTGACACTCAAACAGAAACCCCATTTCATAATGGCTTGACAAAATTAGGCCAAAATATCATCCGTGAAATGGACCGCGTGGGCATTCTCGTTGATCTTGCACACGCAAGCTTTGAGGCAAGTATTGCTGCTGCCGAGGTTTCATCAAAACCGATGATGATCTCACATTCAAATATAGCACAGAGCAATGACACGCACCCCAGGCTTATCAGCCTTGAGCACGCAAAGTTGGTAACAGAAACAGGCGGTATTATCGGTGCAGTTCCTGCGGGCTTTGGGCAAAAAAACTTCACTGATTATATTGATACGATCATTCGTATGAGTGACTTACTCGGAACCGATCATGTTGTGATTGGTACCGATATGGATTTTACGTATAAGCCCGTTTTCACATCATACCATGATTGGGCACTGATTCCTGCAGCCTTACTTGCACGCGGCATGCATGAACATGAAGTCGCCGACATAATGGGCCGTAACTTTTTACGTATTTTACCTGATTAA
- a CDS encoding thiamine pyrophosphate-binding protein has product MMDVKSIAVDKTKRMTGGDALVAGLHRWGVDTVFGVPGVQLDQFFDGMQRNGGDIRLIHTRHEQGAAYMALGYAMVTGKPGICAVVPGPGVLNAGAALSTAYACNARVLCLTSTVNSAMIDRYHGALHEINDQASLLRNLSKWHARASHASQIPALLDEAFRQLMTGRPRPVSLEVPPDILAQMAMIQYPDSLPDMVNPTADPELVKKAAEVCAEAKNPMIVVGSGALEAGAEIKALAELLQAPVVSRHMGRGILRQDDPYALEAAAALPHWKDVDVVIGIGTRLQQLREWGHDDNLKVIRIDLDQAEMNRVILPTVGIYADSTTGTAGLIAALKPVNPVRPDITKKIADIKAEFRAEIVRDIQPQISFLDVIRAEMEDDDVFVDEMTQVGYASRYGLPIYTPRTYVNSSYQGTLGYGFATALGAQVGAGKRRVISVNGDGGFMYTMPELASAVLHNIPLIAIVFSDGNFGNVRRIQTNAYGGRVIASNLHNPDFVELAKNFGAVGIKAEGPEGLRAALKEAKKATGPVIIEVPVVLEEIASPWKHVHGRKVR; this is encoded by the coding sequence ATGATGGATGTTAAAAGTATAGCTGTGGACAAAACGAAACGCATGACAGGCGGGGATGCGCTGGTTGCTGGTTTACATCGCTGGGGCGTGGATACAGTATTTGGTGTACCGGGTGTTCAGCTCGATCAGTTTTTTGATGGTATGCAACGGAACGGCGGTGATATTCGCCTTATTCATACACGCCACGAACAAGGTGCTGCCTATATGGCGCTTGGGTATGCCATGGTTACTGGCAAACCTGGCATTTGTGCCGTTGTTCCCGGGCCTGGTGTTCTGAACGCTGGCGCGGCGCTTTCTACAGCCTATGCCTGTAATGCCCGTGTGCTTTGCCTAACAAGCACTGTAAACAGCGCGATGATTGACCGTTATCACGGTGCCCTACACGAAATTAATGATCAGGCTAGCTTGCTACGGAATCTGAGCAAATGGCATGCGCGCGCCAGCCACGCCAGCCAGATACCAGCACTGCTGGATGAAGCTTTCCGGCAGTTGATGACAGGTCGCCCTCGTCCGGTTTCTCTTGAAGTGCCACCAGATATTCTAGCGCAAATGGCTATGATACAGTATCCAGATAGTCTGCCGGATATGGTTAACCCGACCGCGGACCCAGAACTGGTCAAAAAAGCTGCCGAAGTATGTGCAGAAGCGAAAAATCCAATGATCGTAGTTGGCAGCGGCGCGCTTGAAGCCGGTGCGGAAATTAAAGCACTTGCGGAGCTGTTGCAGGCACCTGTCGTTAGCCGTCATATGGGGCGCGGTATTCTGCGCCAAGATGACCCTTACGCATTGGAAGCCGCTGCTGCCCTGCCACACTGGAAAGATGTGGATGTTGTAATAGGTATTGGCACACGCCTGCAACAGTTGCGGGAATGGGGCCATGACGATAATTTAAAAGTTATCCGGATTGACCTTGATCAGGCAGAAATGAACCGGGTTATCCTACCAACAGTTGGCATATATGCAGACAGCACCACGGGCACAGCGGGCCTGATTGCAGCCTTAAAGCCGGTTAATCCTGTTCGACCAGATATTACCAAAAAAATTGCTGATATAAAGGCAGAGTTCCGCGCTGAAATTGTGCGTGATATTCAACCACAAATCAGCTTCCTTGATGTGATCCGAGCTGAAATGGAAGACGACGATGTGTTCGTGGATGAAATGACGCAGGTGGGTTACGCATCTCGCTACGGCCTGCCGATTTACACACCACGCACCTATGTCAACTCAAGCTATCAGGGCACACTCGGCTATGGTTTTGCCACCGCCCTTGGCGCACAGGTTGGCGCGGGCAAACGGCGGGTGATTTCTGTGAACGGTGATGGCGGCTTTATGTACACCATGCCAGAACTGGCATCGGCTGTTCTCCATAACATTCCCCTTATTGCCATTGTTTTCAGTGATGGTAATTTTGGTAACGTACGCCGCATTCAAACCAATGCCTACGGTGGCAGGGTAATTGCCTCCAATCTTCACAACCCTGACTTTGTCGAGCTTGCCAAAAACTTTGGCGCTGTGGGCATTAAAGCTGAAGGCCCTGAAGGCCTGCGTGCCGCACTTAAGGAAGCAAAAAAAGCAACAGGGCCTGTTATTATTGAAGTGCCCGTAGTGCTGGAAGAAATTGCATCTCCGTGGAAACACGTTCATGGCAGAAAGGTTCGATAA
- the argE gene encoding acetylornithine deacetylase: protein MAERFDKAEMAVSPNQRPSQSTTDILRTLIGFSTVSRDSNMDLINWVHDYLASYGVTCRLSYNAEKTKANIFATIGEGSGGIALSGHTDVVPVDGQNWSTDPFKLIETDGRFYGRGTSDMKGFIAVVLSKVPAMVKAPLKEPIHLAFSFDEEVGCLGVRHLLDDIKESGIKPRGCIIGEPTSMKTIIGHKSGSVYTCKVNGLEVHSSLAPQGVNSIEFAAMMVLKIREIGLRLKETEKRHDGYEVPYSTMQTGVIEGGYASNIVPAECSFRFDIRSLPWTNPEEIVTELRTYAEEFILPEMREIHPNAAIEIVRKGGVPGFAIAEDAELTRYVQRVALSNTPPGYVTFGSEAGLFQEINIPAVICGPGSISQAHKADEFIDLTQLAACEAFIDRLIVTPFMTI, encoded by the coding sequence ATGGCAGAAAGGTTCGATAAAGCAGAAATGGCTGTATCACCGAACCAAAGACCTAGTCAGAGTACAACAGATATCCTTCGTACTCTGATAGGATTTTCAACTGTTAGCCGCGATAGCAACATGGACCTGATTAACTGGGTTCATGATTATCTGGCATCATACGGCGTTACATGCCGGCTCAGCTATAATGCTGAAAAAACCAAAGCAAACATTTTTGCTACAATAGGTGAAGGCTCAGGCGGTATTGCACTGTCTGGCCACACTGATGTCGTACCCGTTGATGGGCAAAATTGGTCTACAGATCCATTTAAACTTATCGAAACAGATGGCCGTTTTTATGGACGCGGGACAAGCGACATGAAAGGCTTTATTGCTGTAGTGCTCTCGAAGGTACCTGCAATGGTAAAGGCACCACTTAAAGAGCCAATCCATCTTGCATTTTCTTTTGATGAGGAGGTTGGCTGCCTTGGTGTGCGGCATTTGCTGGATGATATAAAAGAAAGCGGTATCAAGCCCCGTGGCTGTATCATTGGTGAACCAACAAGCATGAAAACCATTATTGGCCATAAAAGCGGCTCGGTTTATACCTGCAAAGTAAATGGCCTTGAGGTTCATAGCTCCCTTGCGCCGCAAGGTGTGAACTCCATTGAATTTGCTGCAATGATGGTGCTTAAAATACGTGAAATTGGCCTACGTCTTAAAGAAACCGAAAAGCGCCATGACGGCTATGAAGTGCCCTACAGCACTATGCAAACCGGCGTTATTGAGGGTGGGTATGCCAGCAATATTGTACCCGCTGAATGTTCGTTCCGCTTTGACATTCGCAGCCTGCCTTGGACGAACCCAGAAGAAATTGTTACAGAACTTCGTACATATGCCGAAGAATTTATCTTGCCAGAAATGCGGGAAATTCACCCTAATGCCGCAATAGAAATTGTTCGTAAAGGCGGCGTTCCCGGCTTTGCCATTGCAGAGGATGCAGAACTCACACGCTATGTTCAGCGCGTTGCCCTGTCGAACACACCACCCGGTTATGTAACCTTTGGGTCAGAAGCTGGCCTGTTTCAAGAAATTAATATTCCAGCGGTCATTTGTGGCCCCGGCTCTATTAGTCAAGCTCATAAAGCGGATGAGTTTATTGATCTGACCCAGCTTGCAGCGTGCGAAGCCTTTATCGATAGGCTAATCGTCACCCCTTTCATGACAATTTAA
- a CDS encoding DJ-1/PfpI family protein: MNRRTFNRLIGLSAIAGAVSNTGIADTGAVAETRKTASGSTTMTKPEQPFKIGMLIFNNMTNLDFVGPCDMLSRVREAEVTILGKTLEPVLTDSGCLVIPKMTLKDAPQFDMLFVGGGPGTTALMEDEEVIGFFKKQAPGAKWITAVCTGTLVLGAAGLFKGYKAATHWTVMDLLPILGATPVYERVVIDRNRISGGGVTAGIDFALTVIAELWGTERAQLIQLGNEYNPQPPFNSGSPFTAPKAIVDKYNSLTKGMTTRRKEAAERMAKMLG; this comes from the coding sequence ATGAACCGTAGAACATTTAATCGTCTTATTGGGCTTTCTGCTATTGCAGGCGCAGTGTCTAACACCGGTATCGCAGATACTGGTGCTGTTGCAGAAACGCGTAAAACCGCATCAGGATCAACCACGATGACAAAGCCGGAACAGCCGTTCAAAATTGGCATGCTAATTTTCAACAATATGACCAATCTTGATTTTGTTGGGCCTTGCGACATGCTGTCCCGTGTGCGTGAAGCCGAAGTTACGATACTGGGTAAAACTCTCGAACCCGTTCTCACAGACTCTGGCTGTTTAGTCATCCCTAAAATGACCCTTAAAGACGCCCCACAATTTGATATGCTTTTTGTGGGAGGTGGCCCCGGCACAACGGCATTGATGGAGGATGAGGAAGTAATCGGCTTTTTCAAAAAACAAGCGCCGGGCGCAAAGTGGATTACAGCTGTTTGTACCGGAACACTTGTTCTTGGTGCAGCGGGCCTTTTTAAAGGCTACAAGGCAGCAACACACTGGACCGTAATGGATCTGTTACCCATTCTCGGTGCAACACCGGTTTACGAACGGGTTGTTATTGACCGTAACCGTATTTCAGGTGGCGGCGTGACCGCAGGCATAGATTTTGCCCTAACCGTTATTGCAGAGTTGTGGGGCACCGAACGCGCACAGCTGATCCAATTAGGGAATGAATATAACCCGCAACCGCCCTTTAATTCAGGCTCCCCGTTTACTGCCCCCAAAGCTATTGTTGATAAATATAATAGCCTAACAAAAGGCATGACAACAAGGCGCAAGGAAGCTGCTGAACGCATGGCAAAAATGTTAGGGTAA
- a CDS encoding RidA family protein produces the protein MTHIPHTKSDDGGILFFPSTRPGSPFSRAVQVGNILYLSGQIGNNPDGTLPDSLADQTRNTMTNISNALASLGSNMEQIFKCTIMMEDMTRWKEFNAVYLEFFDAEKLPARSAFGASGLVAGALLEIECCAYAPQT, from the coding sequence ATGACACATATTCCCCATACAAAATCAGATGATGGCGGTATTTTATTTTTCCCAAGCACACGGCCCGGTTCTCCCTTCTCAAGGGCTGTACAGGTTGGCAATATTCTGTACCTCTCTGGCCAAATTGGTAATAATCCTGACGGCACCCTGCCAGATAGCCTTGCCGACCAAACTCGTAATACCATGACGAACATTTCCAATGCCCTTGCCTCTCTTGGCTCCAACATGGAACAAATATTCAAATGCACCATCATGATGGAAGACATGACACGCTGGAAAGAATTCAATGCTGTTTATCTGGAGTTTTTTGACGCTGAGAAACTACCGGCACGCAGTGCCTTTGGTGCAAGTGGTCTTGTTGCTGGTGCCCTTCTGGAAATTGAGTGCTGCGCTTATGCTCCACAAACCTAG